The Salvia miltiorrhiza cultivar Shanhuang (shh) chromosome 2, IMPLAD_Smil_shh, whole genome shotgun sequence DNA window tttccatttttggacaattaccccaccactaataatactatatttattcttacttttcactttttcatcactccaaatactaattataatactttttcacattttcaccaatcccaatactaattactccatccgtccacgaaatgagtacccatatttcctttttcatccgtccacgaaatgagtacccattttcctttttggcaagtataccccacacatctctttaattaatacactcaaaaagtgggacccttaaactattcacactacactccatacatttcttaaaacccgtgccgtccacaaatgggtactcatttcgtggacggagggagtataacatattttttttccactatcaatacactttaccacttttccttaaaacccgtgccgtccccaaataggaacttattttggggacggagggagtataattttttcttgATGTTTAATTTGACCGATTTTTTTGCTATTTAGTGATTTgtctaaaatattattttcaaaaatatattcaatcgattttgttattattttttatttttatattttttttccaagttcactaattttttatataaaaattaaaaataataacaaaatcagttgaatatatttttggaaatgatattttatacAAATAACTAAATAACAAAAATCAGTCAAATTAAACATCAAGcaaaaatcgattttttatGAAGGTGTCTAAGACACCTGGTGTCAAAAAATCACTCCCCATTAATAAAATGCTTGACTAAAATTTCTGGATAGGGTTTAAGGTGTTTAACGAAATGCCGCAATCTAGGCAGATAGAGATCGCCATGGAGCTGAGACTGTTTTGTGTCTAATTTTTTTACATTCATTTTTCGGTATctatggtaaaaaaaaaaaaaaataagaaccaaCAAAAATGTATGAGTCTACTGTATAAATGgatgaattgcaaaaaaataaaaattttctctctatgtgattcgaactcaggatcatgaattcatccaacaagatgagaatcaatcgtagatcatGATGGTgtaagggttgaaaatgattcatattttatattctaaagagtgtttttattttagctcacgcctatttatatattaattatctcgacataataaattaatttaattgagcatcctttatttattttttatttttttgaagttaAATACTCATTCGtcctattacaaatgtctcgttacttttgggcacggagagtAAGAAATATGTAGAAAGtaaataaagtgggttggtgaaaattatttaaatattaggtatagagagagaatatattgccaaaaaaggaatgaaacATTAATAATGGGATATCtcattatggaaagtgagacatttgtaatgaaacggagggagtattattttaattagatttTTAAATAGTGAAGTTTAATAgcaattttatttagattttcgACTGTGAAGTTTACGATAAATTCAATTTCGAATCCCATCATctccaattttttaaatttttaattaaacgaATTTATTATAATTAGGGTTAATGACACTTTGTCTCCTCATTTGACTTCAAAACAAGTTTGCATGCTCGTGATTAAAATTTTGCTGGCGTATTTATAAATTAGAGTAGTGTGACGATGACATTCTTATATATTCCCTACGTCCCTAAAAATTGCAATTCAAGGGAGATGAcatggattttaagaaaaaatatactccatgtCATCTCCCTTGAATTGCAATTTTTAGGGACGTAGGGAATAGTAGTTATGTTTGAGTGGAGATTGGATCTCACacattttttgtaaatagtgaaaTGGAAAATTAATGGGATCATTTCCAAATAAAGAAAtatcacaatttttagggaTGTACCGATATAATGATAAGGTCACAGTTTACAGGGATGGGGGGAGTATCATTAAGTAATTGTAGTTGACAGTAGAGCTGGCAAAACGGGCGGGCTGGGCTAACCCGGCCCGGCCCGACGGGCTTTTGAGATTGACCGGgtcgggccgggccggcccgaaTTCGACTGGGCTGCCAACTTTGAAGGccagcccagcccagcctcgACTGGGCTATCGGGCGGTCGGGCTGCCAACTTtcattaaattctatttttatttttacacaaaattaaataaactaagataaatctaaataataattataaacaatATAGAAATTTAAAATCATATTAGTCTACTACAATCAACAACTCATATCACATTAATTACAACATTTCTTTTGTATAACTAGAAATTATTCCCAACAATTTgcattattttactattttcattttatgtttCCTAACAATTGGTCCCAACAATtctaacatatacatatattttaagtttttctttttctttggaATGGTACAACTActctaaatattaattaaaataagagatatTGAAAAGAGAAGTTAGTAAAATAGTAAGAGATATTGAAAAGAGAAgataattttctttctcttccaaCTAAAATGGGTAatacacctatatatatattgaaactcTTCcacttttaaataaaaacttaagtaaaaatagaataatactccatccgtctcacaaaaacatgaacatttttcCATTTgggggtgtctcacaaaaacatgaactttccattttagtacatcatgacccaccactacttttccttaattaattcattactctcacaacgccttttaaagtgggacccattttccacttactttaactctcaactaacatttcttaaaatccgtgcatttctctttgttcatgtttttatgagacggagggagtagtaattaataaaaataaaatattaaaattaatcggGCGGactttttagcccgaaaaccACGGGCTTTTTAGCCCCGGACCCGATTAGCCCGGCGGCCTCAttgggcgggctttttaggcccgAATTTTCGGGCCTACATTTTGTACAGGCCAACCAGCCCAAAACACGGGCGGGCCGGGTCAATTTTTGCCAGCTCTAGTTGACAGAGATGTTTGAGAGCAATACAACTTTCAATTTCACAATGATAATAGAATTATTTgcagaataaaaaataaatcttttaatctctctctctctctctctctctctctatatatatatatatatatatatatatgaaacaccagtTTTTGTTCCCTGtcaatttttctctttccttccactatgcattttttcacattttctctctcgtctctctatCACAcgttttttttcactatttttttcagGGTTATTAGCCTCTAAATACACgaacattttatattttctgaaatttaacatgacttttatttttagcccacaaatacacgaacttaacatttttactgatttttgacatcgacatgaaaaaaactctatttattgttgaggtggagaCCGAAATACATGACGTGGATTGcgaaatatgcacttgaatagagtaatttgattcattattttgattagagagtgaatgacatggtataccgccttcacgttaatagtaaattagaaATTTTTCTTGTCGAatgtcattcactctctaatcaaaataatgaatcaaattactctattcaagtgcatatttcgCAATCCACGTCATGTATTTCGGtctccacctcaacaataaatagagtttttttcttgtcgatgtcaaaaatcagaaaaaatgctaagttcgtgtatttgtgggctaaaaataaaaagtcatgttaaatttcagaaaatacaaaaagttcgtgtatttacatgctAATAAGCCTTTTTTTCatacaatttctctctcttctactctctctttcatactTTAGtgattttctttataaaaaaaattgatatatggAAATATATtctatatgtatcttaaattaaagataattacaagatctttaatttagcataaaaatcataaaatattaatttgaaacaaataagttattgtaattaaaaatatggtaattatttttctctctcctatttctttttctctattcttttatatttttatctattccTTTTTTTGcactattattattgttattaatattatatcgaaattgttttattgtaatttaataattgttgttattatattttctctctctctctctctctctctctctctctctttactaCAAAATTTATCTCTTATCTTTcatcttttgataaaaaaaaattaatttagaatgaataagttatgataatttaaagttttaaaatattagtattttgttCTTTCCTCTCTACTTTAATGAGTGCTAATTTTTCCTTTAATGACATGTTcacttttttctattatattaattaattttttttttgtatttttagataaaaataagtaaatatcatgtgtttgtgtttacatatatttttttaactataatagtttaaatgtaatagaggtgaaggaatatatattggttcattttataactctttttttaaaataattttttgtattaatgttaatttaactttgtagatgaaattagtatatatattaaaaaatataatttcaaattattttttaaaaaatttttgaattatttatttaatatgatgcatcatactttataattataataaaatataatgctaattttcattatcaaatgattattaattatctaataactataattgtcattacactttatacaaagctgaaaatttacgttttcaaattcaaaaatttattgagtaattgatgtcgtttaatttcgatactCGTTGTGCATCGCACTGGAGATCGTTCTAGTAGATTATGAAAAATCAGTTGTCTTCGTGAATTTTGATTATTTCACAAATTCTCTATGACTAAAATGTAAATTTGTATAGTTTCTACCTTCATAAGATTGATGCCAGGGGCCTACCTCAAAGTGTAAAATTGAGGCATTCAAAAATTCATTCGTAAGCTTATTAAATAGGATTAGGTGCAAAATCCGTTCCTAAGATAATAAAATAGGATTAAGGTCCAAAAACACTGCTAACGTTTAGatcaaaaaataatacttattGGATTGTTTTTGCATCTTAGCCCTATTAAATAGTTGATGGGATGGGGATCCCTTAATGAACAAACGACattttattttcgaaaattttttTGGAACAAATATTGCAGTTTTCGCACaattgatttttctttttaaaagtTGAAATGTCTTAAAATAGTACTCCGTTTACTGAATTCATTATGAAATATAATTACATTAACATTATTAACATTCGATCATCGTGAAATTAATAGGgcgaaatttaatttaatttaatttaattttaatgaaaacgTAGTTTAGTTTTCAACTTTTTCTCTCTTTGCGAGAAGAAATCTACAACTACAAGGAACTATTTACATCCTTCATCTATTCTTTTCCAGTTCTAATCATTCAAAGCTATCGCTTGAATCCTTTATATCTTCATATATCTGACTTTTTGGGGGTATTTTAATGCAGCTAAAGAAATGTCGAGGAATGTGAAGACTGAATCACTAGGTAATGCAATTCAACCGAAgtatattttgagttaaattttcaatttttcgaTTTAATTGAGGGAATAATTGCAAACCTAATTGAACGATGCAGATTATCCATTACGTAGTGCAGTATAATCGCTTGTAAAATTCATTTTGGAGATGAGTATTTAGTGTTTCCAAAGATTTTGCCATTAAACCACATTATTCTGATGTTCTTTTTGGACCAATTTTAGCTAAattgatatataattttttgtaaggttaattccctttttttttttgccggAGATTCTTTAGAATATTGATTTTGGTTTGAACGAACTAAAATTTGCAGGAAATGCTTTAAGTTCTGCCGAATATACGAATGTTGCAGCTGCCAGCACACAGAACAAAGCATTCGACTTTTTTGGCATGCTATGTGGTATGtggttgattttttttcatgGTTGAATTTGTGCCATCAATTTTGAAGTTAAAAATGTTTGTTTAGTTATTTTGTCATCTCCGGATTAGATGCATTGTGCCTATTTgagatgaattaattttttggaTTATTTATCTGTATGTGAGATTTAATCCGTTTGTGGAGGTAGAAACATTTATGCTCTAATATTTTCTGAagtttgaatattttatttttgggacTGTGCAGAGAGTGCTGTGGCAGGAGCTGCTGCTGGTTCTGTGGTGGAAACTGTTTTGTATCCAATTGATACGATAAAAACACGATTGCAAGCAGGTTGTTTTATTCAGATTAGTTACAACCGTATATTTTATTAAACAGTTGTTCATATTTTGTTCACATATATGGGCATTCACTTTCCATTTCATTCTCCCATGTTGTCTACAATCTAATTTTCTTCCGAGTTAGGTTCTCACTCTGCCTTCCTGCTTCAAGAACCATGAAATGTTCTTTCTGCATTGTAGAGTGTAGCTTCATCCTTGAAAATGTCAACATGTTATATTGTTTCTGCTGAAGCAAACTAAAACTATTTCATTCTTTAAGATGTTACTGGAAgcatgtgtatctatgctcacATTTTGGTATTAATTTCTGCACTTTTGATTTTTGCAATTAACTTGCTTATTGGATCACGTGCACGGTTCCTGTTTAGGCAGTTCGTGGTGGAGGTGAAATTGTTTTGAAAGGCCTCTACTCGGGATTGGCTGGAAATCTGGCTGGTGTTATACCGTAAGTTAGAACCTGATCATTCAAGATTTACTCTGTAATATTGTTCCTTTTCTTTTGCTGCTCTATTAAAAAGTTTTTTGTATTAAAGGGTTATTACTTTGGGTGACTGATTATGAATTAAAGCCTTCACTAACTGTATATGAACCACGATCATTAATAGGGCATCAGCACTATTCATTGGTGTATATGAACCTGCGAAGCAGAAGTTGCTCGACGTTTTTCCTCAGAACTTGTCTGCCGTAGCACACCTGGTATAATAATAGCTCGAAAGCATGATGGAGAAAGTACCTCTTGCAACTCCTTTCCTTGCAAAATCGTATTAAAATGCTCTAGATTATTGTCATCTGCCTCCTCTGCTGCATAACTTATTCTTATTCAATATGTTCTCATGAAGaaagtttatgtgcaaaatgaaattgaaatGTCACTTCTTATTATGCTGATATATTTATATTCCATAGGCTGCAGGCGCTATTGGAGGAGCTGCCTCTTCTATTGTTCGAGTTCCTACCGAGGCAAGTTTGTTTACTAATGTTGTTCACTTATGCGCGCACGCACCCACCCACACACAGACACATATATGATATAGTCTGTACATAAACACACACACGAGATGGGACATATTTTTCATGTGTAAAAGGGATATCTGAATTTTACTGGCTGACAACGTAAATCTTCATCAGGTTATTAAGCAGAGAATTCAGACTGGTCAATTTGCTTCAACACCGGAGGCTGTTCGCCTTATAGTTGCTAAGGAGGGTTTTAGAGGTCTTTTTGCGGTATGTGTTACATTATATAGTAACAGATTTATTAAAAGTATTGTTTTCTTCTAAAATATCCTCTTTTTTTATGTCCCATTCCTTGGAACTGCCTCGCCTTTCTTCAGGGATACGGGTCCTTTTTATTGCGCGACCTGCCTTTTGATGCAATTCAGTTCTGCATTTACGAGCAGCTCCAAATCGGGTACAAATTGGCTGTAAGTTGAAATAGTGGAATTCGAAAATCATCTCCTTAGATCTTTTTATTACCTTTACTCCAAGATCATGcattttccatatttttttggttttaaAGCTTCTACAATTGCTTATGCTGCTGCAGGCAAGAAGGGATCTTAATGCTCCCGAAAATGCAATCATCGGTGCCTTTGCAGGTAAATGAACGATACTTCAACTTTTATCCTACTTCTCATTTTCAGTGTACGTGTTTGATTCTAGCAAGTAGCTGATGCTCAGAAGTAGTCTATCAATCATCACTGACCAATCAAGCTTAAGAGAGGTTTATGTAAGTAATGAGCGACTTAAGTAAGATACAAGCACGTTTGTTGGGTGGGATCTGCTCAGATATTTCCCTGGCTTGATGTCTGCAGTTCTAAACTGTTTTAGCCGAATCTTACAAACATTGAACCTCTACTTCTAGGTTTATCTTGGTTGTGATGTGTGTTACTAGCCTCTAcacgaaaagaaaaataaaatgatatggGGTTATTTCAACTTGCATATATTCGACAGGTGCAATCACTGGGGCAATCACGACTCCACTCGACGTGGTGAAAACCAGATTAATGATACAGGTGCGATTTGCTTGCTGTTCACAAGCATCCAAACTTGTAAATTCACAAAGATTTTACGATTCTTTGCTCCACGAAACTTGCAGGGATCAGCAAAGCAGTACGATGGTATATTTCACTGCGTTGATACAATTATACGAGAAGAAGGAAGCTCTGCTTTCCTCAGGGTTTGTGACCTTCTGACATCTGCATTATGTGTTTGATTGGTCACACGTCATTTCTCAACTGTCGTGCTGCAGGGGATTGGGCCTAGAGTGCTGTGGATAGGCATCGGTGGTTCTATATTCTTTGGAGTTCTAGAGAAGACGAAGCAGCTGCTCGCCCACAGGCGCCCTCGTCGAGAGAAGAAACGTTGGAGTCTGAAGCTGGCATGAAAACGAGCTTAGACTATAGTGTTGGAGATGCCATACTTATATGCAACCGTAAGTGATCTGTTGATGTGCAAGCTCTAGTTGCAGAAATTTTGGAAGTTTTTAGACGTTTTTTCGTGTTTTAGATTCCTTCATAAGTTATGATATGAGATCTTGACCATATTCCTGCATCTTGGTAGTTAAGATATATACATGTATGGTTCAAAAGCAACCAACTTCCAAGGTTCACAAGTCCTTATAGAAGCCTCTTTTCATTTGTacgcatgtgtgtgtgtgtgagagagagagagagagagagaggaataaATAACATGCTGAGCTAATTAGTAGCATTTCCTAAAGGGAtagtataaatacatgaactttcactCGCACATGAAAGTTTTGATCTAAATAtgcaaattttcaattattttgatttttcacaTGGTTGTCAATTTTCGATGAATTAATGTCATTATGATTAGTTGAAGTTGCAAATTAATGTCATCGTAATTAGTTGGAGTAACGGAAATATTTAACTACGTCATTCAAATTATGTGGATATTTCAGGCGTTCACCTTCACAATAATTTGAAAGTaattgataattatataaaatattaaaataattaaaaatttatgtatttagcAATAGAATTTTTAATTCATGTgcaaaactaaaatttattaaaagctAGTACTCCTACCGTcaaccaattcgtgtcctattcatttttagtaattatttccttaataaataaatcattttttttaagtcGTGCCTTTTTCTGCACTCAACAAAttaataatatgtatatatttttaaatttgtatcTCTCCCCCTATGACACGAATTGGTGAAAgaagggagtactatatttgaACACAATTACCCCTGTCCGAGGTGATATTAGGTCTTCATAGAGAGAATAACATGTTatgctgagagagagagagagagagagagagagagagaggaataaCATGTTTTCCACCTTTTGCTTGCTATATACTTGGGATTTATAATAAGGGGGCTAGCTAATGAGGCAAAATATATAGGGATATCAATTGGGCCACATATCGAATTTCGGCTCAATTTTATTGAGTTGTTAAGTTATTCAGAGTGCAAATTAATaggattgaaaaaaaattaggttggaaatttttaattttaacctTAAATGATCAAATTTCGGGTTAGTTTATTGAATTAGTCGAACtcgaaaatttattaaaaaaattaattaatactccctcattctcatgaagcgtgacccatttctttttggcacggaaattaagaaattggtattttgtgtgttaagtgtggtaggtgaaaagtgaaaaggtgaataaagggtaaattttttgctatttttagaaacagatcaagcttcgtgggacaacccaaaaagaaaagtgggtCACGCAgcacgcttcgcgggacggatggagtatatttttttttcttaataatattatatttgtaacaaataaatacacgcataaataaattatatttcaaCATTGATTTATATAATACTAACTAATTTGCAACTCTTAAAGATATAAAAATGCACACATTTTTGTTAATTAgttatcattttcaaatttttacatctaaatgttttatgttaagtatttgattaaaaatacagagaagtgaaatggtgagtataactttttaatattgaatcgaaatacatttcacaaatttttagaattctttttttttatagtcatttttttgtcattttgggatgtccacaaaaattagtctctttCCATTTTTAAAAACTATCTATCACATGGTGAGCCCTAatcccactcacaatacaattaattatcattataaacactacttttaagtgggactctttctccactcacaatacaataatcatttttattaaaactcacgCCGCCTCTTATTAGGACTATTTTTCGTGGATGGATGAagtattatactaattttcaaaagcaatataatgaagttgaaaatcaaataacgagaaaattttcatataatcagaCAAACACATTGTTCTCGGGTAAGTCCTATAGAGTTCTGGTTATTTTTGGATCAACTTTATTGGATGTCAGACTATTCGAGTCGACAATTTTCAATTCTAATTTTCTCGGATTGTCGATCTAGTCAAGTTAATTTACAAATTTCGAATTAAATTGACATCTCTAAAAATATCTCATCTTATTTTAGggtctatatatatagagggaggATCCTGTGAGAACTACATCTTTTTGTGAGAACAAAGAACCAATCACAGCCGTTGATTTGGACAGATCCAACGGTTGTTCAACAATAAGACATGAACATCGTTCTTCATGTGTCATATGAACAACGGTGTTTATAACTTAAGtcatgaacatcgttgttcatgtgcttttgttcatatattttatgtatttgttcatgatTCGCCATGAACATTATTGTTTATATGttttttgttcatgtattttatatatttatttatgattTTCTGTTCTCACAAAAAAATGATTCTCACATGAtcctaaccatatatatatactctaaAGATTGTGTACGAGAGAGAGGGGTGGAGGGATACAAATTTTCAAACTTATGCCATCTTAAAGATTGTGTGggtgagaaagagagatatcatGTTTTCAAACTTATGCCATCCATAAGAATAATGGGCCAGTTGTGCATAATTTCCAAGATGATTTTACGGTCTTTACTTTTCTACACAAACTAAACATTTTAAATGTAGCATTATCTTATAGTCTTGGTTAggcacttttttttaataataacagTCAGTTAAATTATCAATTGATGTTGATTATCTATTTTTCAAAACTATGTACATCACGGCACGGTGTCGGTATGAATGGGTATATTCATTAGTCAAAATCACGTGATAATGAATttcttattttgatttttttagagAATTACAATAAGTATctgatatataattaaataagcaacTCACACGTAAGTGACGAGACCTCTATGAATACAAAGATGAACAATTACCCACATGCAGGCGAAATTACTAttcatataaaattgaaaaaattattcACACGCAGGCGGATTGGACTTTATTCTTATTTTGATTCTTTAATGTTATTCCATATTGTCGAAGATTCCACTTGCTTCCCCAACACGAAATACTAATCTTATTTTGTGGTTTGGACTTTTCTTTCatacaatattttattttttttagacgTCGCACAATATTCCATTTAGTGTTTCATCTTGATACTATTTTATTTCAACAGTTTCTAGAGATCAGGAAAATGGCAAAGACTATCAATTTATTTGCAAGTGTCCCAAATTCTTTTTCCATTTCACGATATTCTCTAGTCTATTAATCTTTTTAATATTATCGCATATTAATTGGAATGAATATGGTATGTTTAGTAATTAACATTAAAATAAACGGAATATTATTCGTGACTCGTACATTTAGAATTAGTCCAAAATATACTCAGTCAATCTAACTAAATTTGAAATACTATCAAAGCTgacatgctataatgaatgcTAACTTTTGTATCTATCATAGTAATATATAGTGATGTCAATGATGTGCAGaacatacataaataaatatataaaatacatcATCAAAACCCTATAAAATATGGTCATATACTAAATTTCAACATCAACATACATCTTTTTTTTATGTTCCTATAAGTGGATCCATTTATGAACGTTAAATATATAAGTGGGGCTAGAAATTGTGTAGTCCAGCAGGTTCCCTTTCAGCAGAAATGAacacaaattaatatatatagagtGGGAGAAAAGAATTcaagaagaaaaaggaaataaattgAGGTGGATGCCATGGGAAGCAGTTATTGTTGGTTAAGTTTGTTGTTGCTGAGTTCTGCAAttcttaatatttattttgtgagTAATTCATATATTGAGGGGAAGGGGAAGGTGAAGGTGAAGGTTGGTTGGAGTGAAGAAGCTGCAGCAAAAGCAGAAGAAGTTGCATCAATTAATTGTTCAAATCATGGAAGAGCTTATTTGGATGGAGTGATTAGTGAAGAAGATGGGAAGCCTGTTTGTGAGTGCAACACTTGCTATGGAGGCTCTGATTGCTCACTTCTATCACCCAACTGTGCTGCTAATGCTGACAggcaatctctctctctctctctctccctctcc harbors:
- the LOC131010967 gene encoding S-adenosylmethionine carrier 1, chloroplastic/mitochondrial-like — its product is MSRNVKTESLGNALSSAEYTNVAAASTQNKAFDFFGMLCESAVAGAAAGSVVETVLYPIDTIKTRLQAVRGGGEIVLKGLYSGLAGNLAGVIPASALFIGVYEPAKQKLLDVFPQNLSAVAHLAAGAIGGAASSIVRVPTEVIKQRIQTGQFASTPEAVRLIVAKEGFRGLFAGYGSFLLRDLPFDAIQFCIYEQLQIGYKLAARRDLNAPENAIIGAFAGAITGAITTPLDVVKTRLMIQGSAKQYDGIFHCVDTIIREEGSSAFLRGIGPRVLWIGIGGSIFFGVLEKTKQLLAHRRPRREKKRWSLKLA